The Macadamia integrifolia cultivar HAES 741 unplaced genomic scaffold, SCU_Mint_v3 scaffold1257, whole genome shotgun sequence genomic interval TACTAAATGAAGGATGTGAAGCATATTTGGCTTGTGTCTAAGACACTACCAAGAAGACTGCTAcattggaagaactggaagtAGTCAAAGAATTTTCAGATGTATTTCCAAAGGATCTGAGTAGTGTACCCCCAGATAGGGAAACTGAATTTTGTATTGATGTAATACTTGGGGCAGCACTAGTGTCAAGGGCACCTTACAGAATGGTTCCtactgaattgaaggagttaaaggAATAGCTGCAAGATTTGTTGAAGAAGGGTTTTCTTAGACCCAGTGTGTCACCTTGGGGAGCTCCAGTcttgtttgtgaagaagaaagatgggagttTACGGATGTGTATTGACTACCGGGAGTTAAACAAGTTGAAAATTAATAACCGATATCTGCTTCCCcagatagatgatttgtttgaccagtTGCAAGGAGCTAGTATGTTCTCCAAGATTTATTTGAGGTTAGGGTATCATCAGTTGAAATTCAAGGATAGTGATATCCaaaagacagctttcaggactagctatggccactatgaatttgttgttatgccatttggactaaccaatgcaccagtagCTTTTATAGGACTGATGAATAGAGTGGTTCATGATATGTTGGATCAATATGTGATTGCctttattgatgatattttgatttattccaaGAGTAAGGAGgatcatgcaattcatttgaggCCAGTATTAGAGaggttgagagagaagcaattaTATGCAAAGTTtagtaaatgtgaattctggTTATCACAAGTGAATTTCTTAGGACACATTGTATCTACTAGAGGTATTGAggttgatcctggaaaggtgAAAGCAATGTTGGATTGGGAGTCTCCTAAGACTGTTAGTGAAATTCAGAGTTTTCTGGGCTTAGCAAGTTATTATAGAAGATTCATTGAGAACTTTGCTTGGATTTCTGCTCGTATGACTCGATTGACTCGAAAAGGGGTTAAGTTTGAATGGACTGAAAAATGTGAAAACTGTTTGAAGGAACTGAAGAACCAACTGGTAACAGCACTAGTCCTTGCTATTCCAGATGGTACATCAGGATTGGTTGTATAAAATGATGCATCCAAGTAGGGCTTAGGATGTGTGTTAATGTAGAATGGTAGGGTAATTGCTTATGCTTCTAGGCAATTGAAagattatgaaaagaattatccTACACATGATCTAGAACTGGCAGCAGTcatttttgcattaaaaaattggtgtcactatttgtatggagagAAATGTGAATTTTATAGTGACCATAAAAGCCTTAAGTATCTCTTCACCCAGAAAGAattgaatatgaggcaaagaAGATAGCTAAAATTACTAAAGGATTATGACTACACTATTCATTACCATCCAGGAAAAGCTAATGTGGTAGCAGATGCTCTCAGTAGGAAACACCAAGTAACTACATTAGCTGCACTTACTGCTGATCCTATGTTGATTGAAGAAGCAAGAGAGTTGGGTTTGGAGGTAATTGTGGAAGCGGAAACAATTGAAGATACAACACTTGCCATGATGATCATTAAGCCCTCTTTGCTTGAATAGATCAGGAAGCTCAACTTAAAGATGATGTGTTAAGGAAGACCATTAATGATGTAAATAGTGGGAGACGGAAAGATTTGAAGTTTGCAGTGAAAGATGGAATTCTATGGTTCAGTGACAGattttgtgttccaagggaCGAGAAGCTGATAGAGTTGATTCTCAATGAAGCCCAGAGCACACCTTACTCTGTACATCCTGGCAGTACTAAAATGTATAGAGATCTAAATAAAACTTATTGGTGGCATGGTATAAAGACTGATGTAGCAGAGCATGTGGCAAAATGTATGAATTGCCAATTGGTGAAAGCATTGAAACATAGGCCACATGGGTTATTACAACCTCTCCCAGTCCCAAAGTGAAAATGGGAGCATGTCACTATGGACTTTGTGACAAGATTACCCAGaaccagaagagggaatgacaCTATATGGGTGGTTGTTGACAGgttgaccaaggtagctcatTTTATACCTATAAAGATATCTTACTCCATAGAGAAGTTAGCACAATTGTACATTGATAATATAATGAGATATCATGGTGTGCCTGTCAATATTGTTTCTGACTGTGATTCCCGTTTCACTTCTAAATTCTGGAAAAGTATACAGAAGGCAATGGGAACTTAACTAAAATTTAGAACAACCTTTCATCCTCAGACAGATGGGCAAACAAAAAGAACAATTCAGACTTTGGAAGATATATTAAGGGCCTGTGCTATTGACATGAGCATATACCATTAGTTGAGTTTACATATAATAACAACTATCAATCAACTATTTGTATGGCACCATTTGAAGCTCTATATGGGAGAAAATGTAGAACCCCATTGTATTGGAATGAAGTGGGAGAAAGGAGAATTCTGGGACCTGAGTTGGTACAAGCTACCTGTGAGAAAGTAGAAtgatcagagaaagaatcaaggcCGCTCAATCCAGGCAGAAAATTTATGCAGACAACATGAGGAAGCCTCTAGAGTTTGAGGTGGGAGAAAAgatatttctgaaaatttcaccTATCAAAGGCATCAAAAGATTTGGAAAAAGAGATATTAAGTCCAAGGTATATAGGGCCCTTTGAGATATTAAATCAGGTTGACAAGACCGCCTATAGATTGGCATTACCTCCAGAACTAGACAGATTTCATAATGTCTTCCATATCTCTAGGTTGAAGAAGTATATTCCAGATCCTTCACATGTATTACCTATTGTGGAACCTttggagttggatgatgatttgAGCTATGAAGAACGGCCCGAtggaatctataataggaaggAATATCAACTCCGAAGTCAAACCATACCATATGTGAAGATCAAGTGGAAGAATCATCTGGAGCAAGAAGCTTCCtgggaaagagaagatgaagtgaaGGAGAAGTACCCAAAACTGTTTAGTCTACCAAGTAACTCTTGCAAATTTAGAGcatgaaatttttgtaaggaggggaGAAATTGTAACACCGCAAATCTCACTTCTTTACATTGACTGTGAACAGGCAAGAGTGACAAGCTGGAGAAgccaacactagcttggctggcagtagtggaatgccaagaaggaagggatgacccaacatgtacttGTACCTTCTACCAACAGTGTTGGAAGAAATGGTAGGAAAAGTGGGCCAACAGGTATTTATTGACCTTTCATAAGggccaaatatatatatatacatgtccaactatagacacccaattttgtcaccctcctctggctatgatgaaatgtagaTCTTGGACTTGACTTCCgactttcgatcaatagagatgatgatggatacgttcccctacccaaaaccctggaaacccccgcatgggagagaagagggtccaattttgagtttttatatatgaaggaatctggtcaagatgattgtacagatggatagtgctcgaaaatacaacTCCGAtaatatatgatacgtcaaaatcagactgacgGATCTCCCTCAATCATTCCTggaaaattacactttcccacACGTATGCCGTGCACATGGACAATCCCGCTAGAAACCTGGAAAAtccccctacctacccaaaaacaccctaaaatttgtCCCCTACCCACCCAGATAACCAAAAacactcccctacctgaaaccctggaaacccccgcacgggagagaagagggtcaaattttggctttttatatatgaaggaatccgatcaagatgactatactgatggatagtgctcaaaagtatgattttgatgatatatggcacatcaaaatcgaCTCAATGAATCTCCCATGATCGTCGCCAGAAAAACCCATAATTGCATGCACGTTGTGTGCATTGGCCAGCAGACCAGCCCGCACGCATGCTTACTGCCCATGGGCTGTAGTACATGTTGCCAGCTAGCCATGCACCATGCCAGCCTGCACCCCCACGGCCACTGCCTTGCTCCCCGTGCACCCTCGCCCACGGCCCCGGGCACCCCTACCTCGCGCGTGCCCTGCGTACCACTGCTGCATGCCCCGTGCACCATTGTTGCACACCATGCGCACACATAGGCTAACCGATATGAGCGCAGGCCAACCTGTGCCCACCTATGCGATGCTGCCTACCCAACCTGTGCCCACCTGTGCCATGCTGCCTACCCAGCCTATGCCCACCTGTGCCATGCTACCCACCCATTTTTTTCCCACCTATGCCACATTGCCCGCACCGCCTTTGTGCCCAATTTGTGCCCACCTATGTACCCAGCTCACACCCACATACCACTACCCACgtgccatgtgccgcacacccatgacattgcctgCATTGCCTACCCTCCTACACTGACCATGTCCAGTGCACTTCAACCTAGTCTCTCGCGTCGCCGTCAATGGCCAGGATTGATATTCCCttgacccgatgggtgaagaaattccctcttcacccacttaagccCAAAAAGCCCTTTTTCGCTAAGGATtctctgtcacaccccattcacactgaaccgggccagtgaccgagttaacaccagttaacccaaacctgccaggatcatcagatactgtattccaccacagcatacgcacaactaatataagttcatcagatcagcggaagactaagttttacctgcgaataaatcccatatacttgatacccgaattgtgatacaataattatatacatgtgggcccgaaggcatgataattacacaataaaagtacaattcatatatcaagtatatacaggaaatcatcaaaacaatcagagtacacagctcggctcggtatcatggctagagctcagctcggcatcaagggttgagcccagctcggcatcacgtagtagagctcagctcggcctcagaagtggagctcagcacggcctcaaaactggagctcagctcggcctcagaactgttgtcccgcagcacaactctcgcacgagcagtcagttccgtgctctaactcctcagggatccaccagtcttcttcaggaaactcgactgtgggacccaccccatgctcctcagatgaatgacctgcaaaatcatctaaaaagggggtgcacatgtgggatgagctcactagctcagtaagtagaaagatggaccacacagcagtccacacatcacaacacatcatatgcactacatgccatgctatacattttaaatcacatccacctaagcaacattactaagtccttggttttagtgctacaaccacagtgcgcgtatactccgggtacgagccgcgaactccctcccgcgatacgcccatagggctgtcggagaaggcccaccgtgagtacccgaaaaagtaaagacaatgccgtccaccggctctcaacagaaatgtaaatgactgaaaataaaggtgctgactccagcaatttaaaagcagtacgattggccctcttgaatgtaccaccggggttgccgactgtcctacatgactcgtcgggcgttatgtctaaccgccacagtgacccgacaaccgcgacaactgcttccccccaaatgataacccaacaccttaacccctattgggaatggtcgtagcacgggatggtgaaaatcctaataccgcatgctcctatatgacaatagtacgattgcatagtgccaccgcgtcccattccacgggccaccaatgcactcgtttccaactcgattacggcatctagtctatcaatgcatcatgcacaatgatgtccacattcaacatataaacatctcattcaattggcatttggaaagtaaacatagcacacatgcatatcaaggtgaggatgactaatctacatagcatattcatgatggcatgacNNNNNNNNNNNNNNNNNNNNNNNNNNNNNNNNNNNNNNNNNNNNNNNNNNNNNNNNNNNNNNNNNNNN includes:
- the LOC122063228 gene encoding uncharacterized protein LOC122063228; amino-acid sequence: MNRVVHDMLDQYVIAFIDDILIYSKSKEDHAIHLRPVLERLREKQLYAKFSKCEFWLSQVNFLGHIVSTRGIEVDPGKVKAMLDWESPKTVSEIQSFLGLASYYRRFIENFAWISARMTRLTRKGVKFEWTEKCENCLKELKNQLVTALVLAIPDGKANVVADALSRKHQVTTLAALTADPMLIEEARELGLEEAQLKDDVLRKTINDVNSGRRKDLKFAVKDGILWFSDRFCVPRDEKLIELILNEAQSTPYSVHPGSTKMLKKYIPDPSHVLPIVEPLELDDDLSYEERPDGIYNRKEYQLRSQTIPYVKIKWKNHLEQEASWEREDEVKEKYPKLFSLPSNSCKFRA